In one Gimesia sp. genomic region, the following are encoded:
- a CDS encoding response regulator, producing MYASEQQIPVPPPDDQRSFTAEPPSFWRSLLLKNTLFVAIVVVLTAGILGHLAYIFARDILHDNIRVRLQLVVSDRAALFEGYVRQQLDRAALITSRTHLRELIQDFEQGTLDEDAFRSESKRILEDTISGSTSEFRDLWIVNPEGTVITATSDNYLNQTFADDPGFLIAKEHPQLDYPQKVDGKYVTYLMAPMKSEAGDLIGVLMVWLDVTPLERILTNRTGLQDTGALLVATREGDQVRYLLTPEDSTQRSVQLKEVPAMEKALNGESGSEVMHYSGDEVLVSYRPVDYQPNSDDAPWGMVAKIDLTEAYAPVTHLRHLLLGLQFGLVFFGMVVSFLVARRVTRPVLGLADTASKIARGNLDVRVPITSTDEVGMLGAAFNHMTAELAASRDQLEERIEQRTAELNASQKKLRRQTQILQSILDSMGDGVIVADQDGNSVFWNPAAEQIVGIGPQNVDPSKWSQIYGCYLADGVSMCPSEDLPLARAMRGESLDDSILFLKNPDIPDGTWISVTARPLKNDRGDLRGGVIVMHDITEAKATQEELESRDKKNRAILATTHEAFVGIDENSRICDWNEQAEATFGWTQQEVIGRSLVETIIPERYRLQHMQGVEKFLSSGEGPVLNKRLELSALHQDGHEFPVELTITPVRQGDNFLFAAFVHDITEVKRAEEELKRAKEAAEAASQAKSAFLATMSHEIRTPMNAVIGMTELLLDTDLNPTQREYMTMVQESGESLLAVINDILDFSKIEAGRFDLDQAAFHLRENLGDTMKSLAVRAHHKRLELAFHLAPEVPDTIVGDRYRLRQIIVNLVGNAIKFTDEGEVVVDVNVESLSERDVLLHFVVRDTGIGIPKSKQKQIFQAFEQVDESMARRFSGTGLGLAIASRLINLMGGRIWVISEVDQGSAFHFTAHFELTQEEVPASEPLVKADLDGLRVLVVDDNLTNCQILEEMLSNWKMQPQTVTRGKDALEAMHARLQAGEPFDLVLVDANMPTMDGFSLAKAIKQDKALGSAVIMMITSSDRRGEISRCKQLGIAAHLIKPLKQSELFNSIAETLGINGADHHSTRLKTAELGKRIPPLKILLAEDSIVNQKLALALLQPHGHEITVVTNGKEAVEQRKTVHFDLILMDVQMPEMDGLEATREIRDYEQAIEEHIPIIAMTAHAMKGDRERCLEAGMDGYVSKPVRVRELYQMIEETLQINAQLAAVKNEPTPEESEQQADSIQMEHETTQGEESREELIMNPSEEQDSHDDVLNWEQAMEKSEIPAEALSELGQLFLQEAPKLLNEIRDAIQQGDATSLRRAAHTLKSSAAVFEAHHAADAALKLELLGKEEKLMEAREALPALEQEVDRLLPAVSAHIDSTALEGNK from the coding sequence ATGTACGCTTCCGAACAACAGATTCCCGTCCCACCGCCAGACGATCAGCGTTCGTTCACAGCTGAGCCACCTTCTTTCTGGCGATCATTGCTCTTAAAAAACACCCTGTTTGTGGCCATCGTGGTGGTCCTCACTGCCGGTATTCTGGGCCATCTTGCTTATATTTTTGCCCGCGACATTCTGCACGATAATATTCGTGTCCGCCTTCAACTGGTTGTCAGTGACCGGGCTGCGTTATTCGAAGGATATGTGCGACAGCAGCTGGATCGGGCTGCGTTGATTACCAGTCGGACTCACCTGAGGGAGCTGATTCAAGACTTCGAACAAGGAACTCTCGATGAGGATGCTTTCCGGTCTGAATCGAAGCGGATACTCGAAGACACTATTTCGGGGAGTACCTCCGAGTTTCGTGATCTCTGGATTGTGAATCCGGAAGGGACTGTGATCACTGCGACGAGTGACAATTATCTCAATCAGACCTTTGCCGATGATCCTGGATTCCTGATAGCGAAAGAACATCCCCAACTGGATTATCCACAGAAAGTGGATGGTAAGTATGTGACTTACCTCATGGCTCCCATGAAGAGTGAAGCGGGAGATCTGATCGGCGTTTTAATGGTCTGGCTCGATGTCACTCCTCTGGAGCGGATTCTGACGAATCGGACGGGGCTGCAGGATACGGGAGCACTTCTGGTCGCGACCAGAGAGGGAGACCAGGTCCGATATTTATTGACCCCGGAAGACAGCACGCAACGCTCGGTACAGCTCAAAGAAGTACCTGCAATGGAGAAAGCGCTGAATGGGGAAAGCGGATCCGAGGTTATGCATTACAGTGGCGATGAAGTGCTTGTTTCTTACCGTCCTGTAGATTATCAGCCCAATAGTGATGATGCTCCCTGGGGAATGGTAGCCAAAATAGATCTGACAGAGGCCTACGCTCCTGTAACACATTTACGTCATCTGTTACTGGGACTGCAGTTTGGGCTCGTTTTTTTCGGAATGGTGGTCTCTTTTCTGGTTGCCCGGAGAGTGACCCGGCCGGTATTGGGACTGGCCGATACTGCATCGAAAATTGCTCGTGGGAATCTGGATGTCCGGGTTCCGATCACTTCGACAGATGAAGTGGGGATGCTGGGGGCGGCGTTTAATCATATGACCGCAGAGCTGGCAGCCTCACGGGATCAACTGGAGGAACGGATCGAACAGCGAACTGCGGAGTTGAATGCGTCACAAAAGAAATTGCGTCGCCAGACGCAAATCCTGCAGTCAATTCTGGACAGTATGGGGGATGGAGTGATCGTTGCAGATCAGGATGGGAATTCCGTTTTCTGGAACCCGGCTGCAGAGCAGATTGTTGGCATCGGTCCGCAGAATGTAGATCCTTCCAAGTGGTCACAGATTTATGGCTGTTACCTGGCAGACGGAGTTTCGATGTGTCCTTCCGAGGATCTGCCTCTGGCGCGGGCCATGCGGGGAGAGTCACTCGATGATTCGATTCTCTTTCTCAAAAATCCCGATATTCCTGACGGAACCTGGATCAGTGTGACTGCACGTCCGTTGAAAAATGATCGTGGTGATCTGCGTGGTGGCGTGATCGTGATGCACGATATTACGGAAGCGAAAGCCACACAGGAAGAACTGGAATCACGCGATAAGAAAAATCGGGCCATTCTGGCGACGACGCATGAAGCGTTCGTCGGTATCGATGAGAACAGTCGAATTTGTGACTGGAATGAACAGGCGGAAGCGACTTTTGGATGGACTCAACAGGAGGTGATTGGACGGTCGCTGGTGGAAACCATCATTCCGGAACGCTATCGATTGCAACATATGCAGGGGGTCGAAAAATTTCTTTCATCAGGTGAAGGCCCTGTTCTTAACAAGCGTCTGGAGCTCTCAGCTCTGCATCAGGACGGCCACGAATTTCCTGTGGAACTGACGATCACTCCCGTACGGCAGGGGGACAATTTCCTGTTTGCGGCCTTTGTGCATGATATTACGGAAGTTAAACGCGCCGAGGAAGAACTCAAACGGGCTAAAGAAGCTGCCGAGGCTGCCAGCCAGGCAAAAAGTGCTTTTCTGGCAACGATGAGTCACGAAATCCGCACTCCCATGAATGCCGTGATTGGGATGACCGAATTACTGCTCGATACCGATCTGAACCCCACCCAGCGGGAATACATGACCATGGTGCAGGAATCGGGGGAATCTCTACTGGCAGTGATCAATGATATTCTGGATTTCTCCAAAATTGAAGCAGGCCGATTCGACCTGGATCAGGCCGCATTCCACCTGAGGGAAAATCTGGGAGATACCATGAAATCGCTGGCTGTTCGCGCGCATCACAAACGCCTGGAACTGGCATTTCATCTGGCGCCGGAGGTTCCTGATACCATTGTTGGTGACCGTTACCGCTTACGACAGATCATTGTCAATCTCGTCGGAAATGCCATCAAATTTACGGATGAGGGAGAAGTAGTCGTAGATGTAAATGTCGAATCTCTATCAGAGAGAGACGTTCTGTTGCACTTCGTCGTGCGTGATACGGGGATCGGAATTCCCAAAAGCAAACAGAAACAAATCTTTCAGGCCTTTGAGCAGGTTGATGAATCGATGGCCCGTCGGTTCAGCGGCACGGGGCTTGGCCTGGCGATTGCTTCCCGCCTGATCAATTTAATGGGGGGGAGAATCTGGGTCATCAGTGAAGTCGATCAGGGGAGTGCATTCCATTTTACGGCTCATTTTGAACTGACACAGGAAGAAGTCCCCGCCAGTGAACCATTGGTTAAAGCCGACCTGGATGGCCTGCGTGTGCTGGTTGTCGATGATAATCTCACCAACTGTCAGATCCTGGAAGAAATGCTCTCTAACTGGAAGATGCAACCTCAAACCGTCACGCGTGGGAAAGATGCTCTGGAAGCGATGCATGCCCGACTTCAGGCGGGTGAACCTTTCGATCTTGTACTGGTAGATGCGAATATGCCGACGATGGATGGGTTCTCGCTGGCGAAAGCAATCAAACAGGATAAGGCACTGGGAAGTGCAGTCATTATGATGATCACTTCCAGCGACCGACGCGGAGAGATCTCCCGTTGCAAGCAACTCGGAATTGCAGCGCACCTGATTAAGCCTCTCAAGCAGTCGGAACTGTTTAACTCGATCGCAGAGACATTGGGAATTAACGGAGCAGATCATCATTCGACGCGATTGAAAACGGCTGAACTGGGTAAGCGTATTCCACCTTTAAAAATTCTGCTGGCAGAAGACAGTATCGTGAATCAGAAACTGGCGCTGGCCCTGCTGCAACCTCATGGTCACGAAATTACTGTCGTGACCAACGGGAAAGAGGCGGTCGAACAGAGAAAAACTGTCCATTTTGATCTCATTCTGATGGATGTCCAGATGCCTGAGATGGATGGTCTGGAGGCGACACGTGAAATTCGAGACTACGAACAGGCAATCGAGGAACATATACCAATCATTGCGATGACTGCACATGCGATGAAGGGAGACCGGGAACGCTGCCTTGAGGCCGGTATGGACGGCTATGTTTCTAAACCGGTGCGTGTGCGGGAGCTGTACCAGATGATTGAAGAAACACTGCAAATAAATGCCCAACTCGCAGCTGTAAAAAATGAGCCCACACCTGAAGAGTCAGAACAGCAGGCTGATTCGATTCAGATGGAACACGAGACAACCCAGGGGGAAGAATCGAGAGAGGAGTTAATCATGAACCCGTCTGAAGAACAGGATTCCCATGATGATGTATTGAACTGGGAGCAGGCGATGGAGAAATCAGAAATACCTGCTGAGGCCTTGAGCGAACTGGGGCAACTGTTTCTGCAGGAAGCCCCTAAACTACTGAACGAAATCCGGGATGCCATACAACAGGGGGATGCTACGTCACTAAGGCGAGCCGCTCATACACTTAAAAGTTCAGCTGCTGTTTTTGAAGCACACCATGCAGCCGATGCCGCTTTAAAGCTGGAGTTACTTGGAAAAGAGGAAAAGCTGATGGAAGCGCGCGAAGCTCTACCTGCCCTGGAACAGGAAGTCGACCGATTACTGCCAGCTGTTTCTGCTCACATTGATTCTACCGCTCTGGAAGGAAATAAATAA
- a CDS encoding Glu/Leu/Phe/Val dehydrogenase dimerization domain-containing protein produces the protein MNVASGSGVKVLFIEDNPIHVGLVKTLLGESRAPVFQLQHAGSLQDGLKLLEAVPVDIILLDLTLPDSEDLDTFIRVRSFAPAIPIVIVTSLDDVKLAAKAVEAGAQDYLVKTQLSRTSLTRSLRYAIERTRVRDAEWDSPMFRLAQRQFLKAAQYMGLDDNIRQRLLFPQRTLVVTLPFRRDHYTEVETVFGYRVQHILTMGPTKGGIRYHQDVSLGEVSALAMWMSWKCALVHLPFGGAKGGVRIDPTGLTGHELQRLTRRFATEISPIIGPEKDIPAPDMGTNERVMAWIMDTYSQQVGYSVPAVVTGKPVVLGGARGRNEATGRGVVYLIEEAARHLKMNLSESTAVIQGFGNVGSHAAQFLSDLGVKIIGVSDATTGIYNRNGLSMSSLLEYVGKNRFLEGYSEGDEITNQELLELKCDILVPAALQNQITAENADRINCRLLAEGANGPTTLEADEVLNEKGVFILPDILANAGGVTVSYFEWVQDTQNYMWSLDEVNQRLKRILQDAFQRTLNRAEKNNVDMRTAALMEGIERVAQAKLARGLFP, from the coding sequence ATGAATGTCGCATCAGGAAGTGGCGTCAAAGTATTGTTCATTGAAGATAACCCGATTCATGTGGGACTGGTGAAAACCCTGCTGGGGGAATCCCGTGCTCCCGTATTTCAATTACAGCATGCAGGATCTCTTCAGGATGGTTTGAAACTGCTCGAAGCAGTTCCGGTCGACATTATTCTGCTGGACTTAACCCTGCCTGACAGCGAGGACCTGGATACGTTCATACGGGTCCGTTCGTTTGCCCCTGCGATCCCAATTGTAATTGTCACGAGCCTGGATGATGTAAAGTTGGCTGCGAAGGCCGTTGAGGCGGGTGCTCAGGATTATCTGGTTAAGACACAGCTGAGCCGAACTTCGCTAACACGTTCTTTGCGTTATGCGATCGAGCGGACACGTGTGCGGGATGCCGAATGGGATTCGCCGATGTTCAGGCTGGCGCAGCGGCAGTTCCTCAAGGCGGCCCAGTATATGGGGCTGGACGATAATATTCGCCAGCGGTTACTGTTTCCGCAACGAACACTGGTCGTGACTCTGCCGTTTCGTCGAGACCATTATACCGAAGTCGAAACCGTGTTCGGCTATCGAGTACAGCACATTCTGACCATGGGGCCTACCAAGGGGGGGATTCGATATCATCAGGATGTCAGCCTCGGAGAAGTTTCAGCACTGGCGATGTGGATGAGCTGGAAGTGTGCCCTGGTGCACCTGCCCTTTGGTGGAGCCAAAGGGGGCGTACGCATCGATCCCACGGGGCTAACCGGGCATGAACTGCAGCGGCTCACCCGACGATTTGCAACCGAAATCAGCCCGATCATTGGACCTGAGAAAGACATTCCGGCTCCCGATATGGGAACCAACGAACGGGTGATGGCCTGGATTATGGATACGTACAGCCAACAGGTAGGGTACTCAGTGCCCGCCGTTGTAACAGGCAAGCCGGTCGTCCTCGGGGGAGCTCGGGGCCGTAATGAAGCGACAGGGAGAGGCGTCGTCTATCTGATTGAAGAAGCGGCCCGGCATCTGAAGATGAATCTCAGTGAATCTACGGCTGTGATTCAGGGGTTTGGGAATGTGGGCAGTCATGCTGCCCAGTTTTTGAGTGATCTAGGCGTGAAAATCATCGGTGTCAGCGATGCAACGACGGGCATCTATAACCGTAATGGGCTTTCGATGTCCTCACTGCTTGAGTATGTGGGTAAGAACCGTTTTCTGGAAGGTTATTCTGAAGGGGATGAAATCACGAACCAGGAACTGCTGGAACTGAAGTGTGATATTTTGGTACCTGCTGCATTGCAAAATCAGATTACAGCAGAAAACGCAGATCGCATTAATTGCCGTCTGCTGGCGGAAGGTGCTAACGGGCCTACTACGCTGGAAGCTGATGAGGTACTCAATGAAAAAGGAGTTTTCATACTCCCTGATATTCTGGCAAACGCGGGTGGGGTGACCGTTTCTTACTTCGAATGGGTGCAGGATACGCAGAACTATATGTGGAGCCTGGATGAAGTCAATCAACGATTGAAACGCATTCTGCAAGATGCGTTTCAGCGTACTTTGAACCGTGCGGAGAAGAACAACGTCGACATGCGGACGGCAGCACTCATGGAAGGGATTGAACGCGTCGCGCAGGCCAAGCTGGCTCGTGGCCTGTTCCCATAA
- a CDS encoding DUF1549 and DUF1553 domain-containing protein gives MKLKHYFLLIVLFAGILLGRLEKSSHAAELEVYLPNQDQGIELSDPDARQQLLITHKDQSGSLSDVTRSVKYQVEPEGIALVSPTGYVSPLSNGSATITASLDSKRFLKIPVRVSSFEQRRPVSFYNDVIPQLTRGGCNSGACHGTPSGKNNFHLSLLGFEPGNDFEYITKESLGRRINPAAPETSLLLQKAAGTVPHGGGSRFKADGAEIRLIARWIREGMRYDPEKEPTVTHIEIFPQVRVLPKQATQQLVVTAYFSDGTKQDITRLAEFKPNQPKMAAVDKHGLVTLKDQTGTTSIMIRFQEQVAVFMTTIPLGQPTPDLPTPENFIDQHVFAKLKVLGLPPSERCDDSTFLRRVTLDITGRIPTLEQTQSFLADQSPDKRARKIDELLDSSGYADLFASKWAGILRNKAGGNLEQVARETFGFHAWIRTSLATNKPYDEFVTELITARGKSGTNPAVSWYRAVKDPKDQMSDIAQVFLGVRIQCAQCHHHPYEKWSQDDFYGFQAFFNTLGRKEVYKLPEDDIVYHKRIVAVAKNPNTNRELKPTPLDGAALDIPAERDPRIDLANWVTDPENPFFAKMLVNRYWKHFFGRGLVEPEDDIRITNPATHPELLNQLAESFVKSNYDLKAICRTICNSRTYQLSSFPNQYNQSDEQNYARYYPRRLPAEMMLDAMNDVAGSKNNFNHQPVGVRAVALPDDSANVESFFLRVFGRPQMDTACECERTANADLAQSLHLINSDTIQQILSASDGQAVQLARDKNRDDQTRIKELYLHALSRSPNENELETGLAHLQKKRNQSKADPRKLSLEQAEKQAYEDLIWVIINTKEFLFNH, from the coding sequence ATGAAATTGAAGCATTATTTTCTGCTGATTGTTTTATTCGCAGGCATCCTCTTGGGGAGGCTGGAGAAATCTTCCCATGCGGCTGAGTTGGAAGTCTATCTGCCGAATCAGGACCAGGGGATTGAATTATCAGATCCCGATGCCCGTCAGCAATTATTAATCACACACAAAGACCAGTCGGGTTCCTTAAGCGATGTCACGCGGAGTGTGAAATATCAGGTTGAACCAGAGGGTATCGCTTTGGTCAGCCCCACCGGATATGTCAGCCCCCTGTCCAACGGGTCTGCTACCATTACCGCCTCTCTGGATTCGAAACGTTTCCTCAAAATCCCGGTACGCGTTTCTTCGTTCGAACAGCGTCGTCCGGTCAGCTTTTACAATGACGTCATCCCGCAACTCACGCGGGGTGGTTGTAACAGTGGCGCCTGCCATGGCACGCCTTCTGGGAAAAACAACTTCCATTTGTCTTTACTGGGTTTTGAACCGGGCAATGACTTTGAGTACATCACGAAAGAATCTCTTGGACGCCGGATTAACCCGGCAGCACCAGAAACCAGTCTCTTGTTACAAAAAGCGGCTGGTACAGTACCTCATGGTGGAGGAAGTCGGTTCAAGGCGGATGGAGCAGAAATCAGACTGATCGCCCGCTGGATCCGAGAAGGGATGCGGTATGATCCGGAAAAAGAACCAACGGTGACGCACATCGAAATATTTCCTCAAGTCCGTGTCCTGCCCAAACAGGCTACACAGCAACTGGTCGTCACTGCTTATTTCTCTGATGGAACGAAACAGGACATTACCCGTCTGGCGGAATTCAAACCAAACCAGCCTAAGATGGCAGCAGTCGACAAGCATGGACTGGTGACATTAAAAGACCAGACCGGCACAACATCAATCATGATCCGTTTCCAGGAACAGGTCGCCGTTTTTATGACGACCATTCCTCTAGGCCAACCCACGCCTGACTTGCCAACTCCAGAGAACTTTATCGACCAGCATGTTTTTGCGAAGCTGAAAGTGCTCGGACTTCCCCCTTCAGAACGATGTGATGATTCCACCTTTCTCCGCAGGGTGACTCTGGATATCACAGGGCGGATCCCCACTTTAGAGCAGACACAATCTTTTCTGGCTGATCAGAGTCCCGATAAACGAGCACGGAAGATCGACGAGCTGCTGGACAGTTCGGGTTACGCAGATCTGTTCGCGTCTAAATGGGCAGGCATATTACGCAACAAGGCTGGTGGAAATCTGGAACAGGTTGCCCGGGAGACATTCGGCTTTCATGCCTGGATCCGCACCAGTCTGGCCACGAACAAACCTTATGACGAATTCGTGACAGAGCTGATTACAGCCCGAGGCAAGTCGGGAACTAATCCTGCCGTCTCATGGTACCGAGCCGTTAAAGATCCCAAAGATCAGATGTCAGACATCGCCCAGGTTTTCCTGGGGGTCCGCATTCAATGTGCGCAGTGCCACCATCACCCCTATGAAAAATGGAGCCAGGACGATTTCTACGGATTTCAGGCATTCTTCAACACACTGGGACGCAAAGAAGTTTATAAGCTGCCGGAAGACGACATCGTTTACCATAAACGAATCGTCGCGGTTGCCAAAAACCCGAATACCAATCGGGAACTCAAACCAACACCCCTGGATGGAGCAGCCCTGGACATCCCTGCTGAACGGGATCCGCGTATCGATCTGGCTAACTGGGTCACAGATCCCGAGAACCCCTTCTTTGCCAAAATGCTGGTGAATCGTTACTGGAAACATTTTTTCGGCAGAGGTCTGGTAGAACCAGAAGATGACATTCGGATCACAAATCCGGCCACGCACCCTGAACTCTTGAATCAGCTGGCAGAATCATTCGTCAAATCGAATTATGACCTGAAAGCGATCTGCCGCACCATCTGTAACAGCCGAACCTATCAACTCAGCTCTTTTCCGAATCAGTACAATCAAAGTGATGAGCAGAATTACGCGCGCTACTATCCTCGACGGCTGCCAGCCGAGATGATGCTGGATGCGATGAATGATGTTGCGGGTTCTAAGAACAATTTCAATCACCAGCCGGTGGGAGTTCGGGCAGTCGCCTTACCCGATGATTCAGCCAACGTCGAGTCATTTTTTCTGCGGGTCTTTGGTCGGCCGCAGATGGACACGGCCTGTGAATGTGAGCGCACCGCCAATGCGGATCTGGCACAAAGCCTGCATCTGATCAACTCCGATACGATCCAACAGATTCTTTCCGCCTCTGACGGCCAGGCAGTCCAGCTGGCCCGTGACAAAAACAGGGACGATCAGACACGCATCAAAGAGCTGTATCTGCATGCTCTTTCGCGATCTCCCAATGAAAATGAACTTGAGACAGGGCTGGCTCATCTGCAGAAAAAACGGAATCAGTCGAAGGCAGATCCCAGGAAATTATCTCTCGAACAGGCTGAGAAACAGGCCTATGAAGATCTTATCTGGGTGATCATCAATACAAAAGAGTTCCTGTTCAACCATTAA
- a CDS encoding DUF1501 domain-containing protein, whose translation MSAKSRNQRCAGPMKRRTFLEIGGASMLGLSMTDLLRQQALASPTGNATDDTAVIFVWLPGGPPHMETYDMKPGAPVEYRGEYSPIHTNVPGLDVCQMLPQHAKIADKFTLIRSIHHEFADHGGGHKRLMTGRVPATPVGTINDAPAVNTIVKKMLEQPGNEMPVCVTEVDSSRASIDTFAMGPAYLGPSSTPFMVAGNPSDPDFKVQNIGVKSAMETRLDDRIAMLKGIDNFRRDVDKSGSMEAMDSFNRQAIDMLTSEKVRRAFDLSQEPKEVRDRYGWNAYGQRAVLGRRLVESGVRFVTMVWEHPFPGSKTPKTAAYNWDSHAVNAHLFKDCEWRLHPYDQAVSALIEDLYQRGLDRRVLLVVTGEFGRTPKLSVQRGTQTGVMQPGRDHWPKAMSVLVSGGGMQTGQVIGATNPKGEYPVERRLTPNDLWATVYRHLGIDHEHILHDLQGRPVPILPFGKPIRELQPVSA comes from the coding sequence ATGAGTGCCAAATCCAGAAATCAGCGTTGTGCAGGACCGATGAAACGTCGCACCTTCCTGGAAATCGGTGGGGCAAGTATGCTTGGTCTGAGTATGACTGATTTGCTCCGTCAGCAGGCACTTGCCAGTCCTACTGGAAACGCAACTGACGATACGGCCGTGATTTTCGTCTGGTTGCCGGGTGGCCCCCCTCATATGGAAACATATGATATGAAGCCGGGGGCACCAGTCGAGTACCGTGGGGAATATTCACCGATTCATACTAATGTTCCCGGTCTCGACGTCTGCCAGATGCTGCCACAGCATGCGAAAATTGCAGACAAGTTTACGTTGATTCGTTCGATTCATCATGAGTTTGCCGATCATGGTGGCGGACATAAGCGGCTCATGACCGGCCGTGTTCCTGCAACTCCAGTGGGCACAATTAATGACGCCCCAGCTGTAAATACAATTGTGAAGAAAATGCTGGAGCAACCGGGGAATGAAATGCCGGTCTGTGTGACTGAGGTTGACTCTTCCCGTGCGTCCATTGATACCTTTGCTATGGGGCCCGCTTATCTGGGACCATCATCAACTCCATTTATGGTAGCCGGCAACCCCAGCGATCCCGATTTCAAAGTACAGAATATCGGCGTGAAATCAGCGATGGAAACGCGGCTCGATGACCGAATTGCCATGCTGAAGGGGATCGATAATTTCCGTCGTGATGTAGACAAAAGTGGTTCGATGGAAGCCATGGACAGTTTTAACCGTCAGGCCATCGACATGTTGACCAGTGAAAAAGTCCGTCGGGCTTTTGACCTTTCACAGGAACCCAAGGAAGTCCGTGATCGATATGGCTGGAATGCGTACGGTCAACGGGCTGTATTAGGTCGGCGTCTGGTCGAGTCAGGTGTCAGGTTTGTCACGATGGTCTGGGAACATCCATTCCCGGGGAGTAAAACTCCCAAGACGGCAGCTTATAACTGGGACTCTCACGCTGTGAATGCGCATCTCTTCAAGGACTGCGAATGGCGACTGCATCCCTATGACCAGGCCGTTTCTGCTCTGATCGAAGACCTCTATCAACGGGGACTCGACCGACGAGTTCTGCTGGTAGTGACGGGCGAGTTTGGTCGGACTCCGAAGCTTTCAGTTCAGCGGGGAACTCAGACTGGTGTCATGCAGCCCGGTCGAGACCACTGGCCCAAAGCGATGTCAGTACTGGTTTCCGGAGGTGGAATGCAGACCGGTCAGGTGATCGGCGCGACCAACCCGAAAGGGGAATACCCGGTCGAACGCCGCCTGACTCCCAACGATCTCTGGGCCACCGTTTATCGGCACCTGGGAATTGACCATGAGCATATCCTGCACGATTTGCAGGGTCGTCCGGTTCCCATTCTGCCCTTCGGAAAGCCGATACGCGAACTGCAGCCAGTGTCTGCCTGA
- a CDS encoding FAD-dependent oxidoreductase, whose translation MSQSSDSITQTWKIPLRETVDVAVIGGGSAGVAAATAAARNGASTVLVERYGFLGGTSTAGMVGPFMTSYTPDGKRQLVAGIFQEVIDKMVQMGGAVDPSTTEAGSAWASFIDLGHANVTPFSVEALKMAALEMVCEAGARIRFHTSFVDVVMRDQQIDGIVILDKAGLGLLRARTVIDTSGDGDIAAKAGAPFEVGRKADGKMMPVTLFLTIGNVNDERVIAWMKEHEVLHPGERLFECIVKQARESGDWTLEREFLNIYREPTPGQWRVNTTRVQNVDGTNPDDLSRAEIESRRQAWELIRFFRSHCPGLENAQLLATGTQVGVRETRHILGDYVLNGADVLEGRKFDDSIAQCSYPIDIHDPQGPRGRLEGIHADHYEIPYRCLVPRDVENLLVAGRPISADHEGAASARVIPPCYATGQAAGTAASLAIRQGVTPRDVDVDQLRTTLSEQGAIV comes from the coding sequence ATGTCGCAGTCGTCAGATTCAATTACGCAAACATGGAAAATTCCGCTCCGTGAGACAGTCGATGTGGCTGTGATCGGTGGTGGTTCGGCTGGTGTGGCTGCAGCGACTGCTGCTGCCCGGAACGGAGCGTCCACTGTGCTGGTCGAACGCTATGGTTTCCTGGGAGGCACATCGACGGCGGGAATGGTTGGTCCTTTCATGACCTCCTACACGCCGGACGGGAAGCGGCAACTGGTGGCCGGTATCTTTCAGGAAGTCATCGATAAAATGGTCCAGATGGGCGGGGCCGTCGATCCCTCTACGACAGAAGCTGGTTCTGCCTGGGCTTCTTTTATTGATCTCGGACATGCCAATGTGACCCCCTTTAGTGTCGAAGCACTGAAAATGGCGGCCCTGGAAATGGTCTGTGAGGCAGGGGCACGGATCCGGTTCCATACCTCGTTTGTCGATGTGGTGATGCGGGATCAGCAGATTGATGGGATTGTGATTCTGGATAAGGCCGGTCTGGGACTGCTCCGGGCGCGAACTGTGATTGATACCTCCGGCGATGGCGATATCGCTGCCAAGGCCGGAGCCCCCTTTGAAGTGGGACGTAAGGCGGACGGCAAAATGATGCCGGTGACGCTGTTTCTGACGATTGGCAATGTCAATGACGAACGTGTAATTGCCTGGATGAAGGAGCATGAAGTTCTGCATCCGGGGGAGCGGTTGTTTGAATGTATTGTCAAACAGGCCCGGGAAAGCGGTGACTGGACGCTGGAACGCGAGTTCCTGAATATTTATCGTGAGCCGACACCGGGGCAGTGGCGGGTCAACACGACCCGTGTCCAGAACGTGGATGGTACGAATCCCGATGATCTGTCCCGGGCGGAAATCGAGAGTCGGCGTCAGGCATGGGAACTGATTCGATTTTTCCGATCCCATTGTCCCGGCCTGGAAAATGCACAACTGCTGGCTACGGGAACTCAAGTCGGAGTCAGGGAAACACGTCATATTCTGGGGGACTATGTGCTCAATGGGGCTGATGTGCTCGAAGGGCGGAAGTTCGATGATTCAATTGCCCAGTGCTCTTATCCGATCGACATTCACGACCCCCAGGGACCCCGGGGAAGGCTGGAAGGGATTCACGCCGATCATTATGAAATCCCCTATCGCTGCCTGGTGCCACGCGATGTGGAGAACCTCCTGGTGGCCGGCCGTCCGATTTCAGCAGATCACGAAGGGGCCGCATCAGCGAGAGTGATTCCTCCCTGCTATGCCACCGGTCAGGCTGCGGGGACAGCAGCGAGCCTGGCAATCAGGCAGGGAGTAACCCCGCGCGACGTGGATGTCGACCAGTTAAGAACGACATTAAGCGAGCAGGGAGCCATTGTCTGA